A genomic segment from Aegilops tauschii subsp. strangulata cultivar AL8/78 chromosome 1, Aet v6.0, whole genome shotgun sequence encodes:
- the LOC109736594 gene encoding prolycopene isomerase, chloroplastic, with product MPLLLSPLTARCLHRSPHLPAPVAHRPSRPRPFGGEARGGGRGRVAVVSERQAAAVETSPGGEGSDGERYDAIVVGSGIGGLVAATQLAAKGARVLVLEKYIIPGGSSGYYRRDGFTFDVGSSVMFGFSDKGNLNLITQALEAVGCKMEVIPDPSTVHFHLPGALSVLVHREYNDFIEELVSKFPHEKEGILKFYGTCWKIFNSLNSLELKSLEEPLYLFGQFFKKPLECLTLAYYLPQNAGDIARKFIKDQQLLSFIDAECFIVSTVNALKTPMINASMVLCDRHFGGINYPVGGVGGIAVSLANGLVEKGSAIRYKANVTNVILENGKAVGVRLSNGKELFARTVISNATRWDTFGKLVKAEELPEEEKNFQKNYVKAPSFLSIHLGVKASVLPAGTDCHHFVLEDDWSNLEKPYGSIFLSIPTVLDPSLAPEGHHILHIFTTAGIEDWEGLPRKDYEQKKELVANEIIRRLENKLFPGLQDSIVLKEVGSPKTHRRFLARNDGTYGPMPRGKPKGLLAMPFNTTSIDGLYCVGDSCFPGQGVIAVAFSGVMCAHRVAADIDLEQRSPILDTGLLGVLRWLRTLA from the exons ATGCCGCTCCTCCTCTCGCCCCTCACGGCGCGGTGCCTCCACCGCTCCCCGCACCTCCCCGCGCCCGTCGCGCACCGCCCCTCCCGCCCCCGTCCCTTCGGCGGCGAGGCCCGCGGAGGCGGCAGGGggagggtggcggtggtgtcggagaggcaggcggcggcggtggagacGTCCCCCGGAGGAGAGGGAAGCGACGGGGAGCGATACGACGCGATAGTGGTCGGGTCCGGGATCGGGGGCCTGGTGGCGGCCACGCAGCTGGCCGCGAAAGGGGCCCGGGTGCTGGTCCTCGAGAAGTACATCATCCCCGGGGGCAGCTCCGGGTACTACCGCCGCGACGGGTTCACCTTCGACGTCGGCTCCTCCGTCATGTTCGGGTTCTCCGACAAG GGAAACTTAAATTTGATAACGCAAGCACTAGAAGCTGTTGGATGTAAGATGGAAGTCATACCAGACCCTTCTACGGTTCATTTCCATCTACCTGGTGCTCTCTCTGTTCTTGTGCATAGGGAGTATAATGACTTCATCGAAGAGCTGGTTAGCAAATTCCCGCATGAAAAAGAAGGAATCCTAAAATTCTATGGTACATGTTGGAAG ATCTTCAATTCATTAAATTCTTTGGAACTAAAGTCCTTGGAAGAACCTCTATACCTATTCGGGCAATTTTTTAAGAAGCCTTTGGAATGCTTGACTCTCG CATACTATCTGCCACAGAATGCGGGGGATATTGCTCGCAAGTTCATAAAAGATCAGCAGTTGCTATCCTTCATAGATGCTGAG TGTTTTATTGTGAGCACAGTCAATGCCTTGAAAACACCCATGATCAATGCGAGCATG GTATTGTGCGATAGGCACTTTGGAGGAATTAATTATCCAGTTGGTGGTGTTGGTGGTATTGCGGTGTCTTTGGCAAATGGCCTTGTTGAAAAGGGCAGTGCAATACGTTACAAGGCGAATGTGACCAATGTTATTCTTGAAAATGGGAAAGCT GTTGGAGTGAGGTTGTCAAATGGGAAGGAGTTATTCGCTAGAACAGTAATATCAAATGCCACAAGATGGGACACATTTG GAAAACTCGTGAAGGCTGAAGAGCTTCCAGAAGAGGAGAAAAACTTTCAGAAGAACTATGTTAAAGCGCCATCTTTTCTATCCATTCATCTGGGTGTCAAAGCCTCAGTTTTACCTGCTGGTACTGATTGCCACCATTTTGTACTGGAG GATGACTGGTCGAACTTGGAAAAGCCTTATGGAAGCATATTTTTAAGTATCCCTACAGTTCTTGATCCATCCTTGGCTCCTGAAGGACATCACATACTTCATATATTTACAACTGCAGGTATAGAAGATTGGGAG GGTCTACCTAGGAAGGATTATGAGCAGAAAAAGGAGCTTGTGGCAAATGAGATCATACGAAGACTTGAAAATAAGTTGTTTCCTGGTCTTCAAGACTCAATAGTCCTCAAGGAG GTAGGATCCCCAAAAACTCACCGCAGATTTCTTGCCCGAAATGATGGTACATATGGACCCATGCCACGGGGTAAACCCAAGGGTTTGCTGGCAATGCCTTTCAATACCACT TCAATAGATGGACTTTACTGTGTGGGCGACAGCTGTTTTCCTGGGCAAGGAGTGATTGCTGTGGCATTTTCAGGGGTCATGTGTGCTCATCGTGTTGCAGCAGACATAG ATCTTGAACAAAGGTCTCCTATTCTAGACACGGGCCTTCTTGGTGTCCTCAGATGGTTGAGAACACTCGCATAA